The stretch of DNA CCGGTCCGCACGCTCACCACGCTCGGCGTCCTGATCGTCGTGGCCTTCGCCGCGATCGTCGCGGGGACGAAGTGGTCCTCCGCGACGTTCGCGCCGAAGCTGGCCCTCGACCTCGAAGGCGGCACCCAGATCATCCTCACGCCGGTCGCGCAGCAGGCCGGTCAGGTGACCTCCACGACGATCAACCAGGCGATCGACGTCATCCGGCAGCGTGTCGACTCCTCCGGCGTCGCCGAGGCTCAGATCACCAGCCAGAGCGGCAACAAGATCGTCGTCGCGCTTCCCGGCCACCCGTCCGACGAGACGCTGAACCTGGTGCGGACCTCCGCCCAGATGGAGTTCCGGCCGGTGCTGCAGGTCGGCAACCCGGGCCCGTCGCCGTCCGCGACCGCCTCCGCCACCCCGACACCGGGGGCGACTCCGTCGTCCGCCGCCACCCCCGCCGCGACGCCGTCCGCCACGGCGACGGCCGGGGCGAACCCTGCCGCGTCCGCCAGCGCGAGCCCTGCGGCCTCCGCGGGCGCCACGCCGGCGCCGTCCCCCTCGGCCACCGGACCGACGTCGCCGAGCGACGTCGCCTACTACGTCACTCCGGACGTGCAGGCCAAGTTCGACTCGCTGGACTGCACACAGGCGTCCAACCGGACGGGTGGTGTCAACGGCCCGGCCGACGCCGCCTTCGTGACCTGCGACACCGCCGGCACCGCGAAGTACATCCTCGGGCCGGTCGAGGTCAAGGGCTCCCACATCGCCAGCGCCTCGTCGGGCCTCAACCGCCTGCAGAACGGCGGCACCGGCAACCAGTGGGTGGTCGAGCTGTCGTTCGACTCCACCGGCACCACGCAGTTCGGCAACGTGAGCTCGCGGCTCTACAGCGAGACGGCGCCGCTCAACCGGTTCGGCATCGTCCTCGACGGTCTCGTCATCGAGGCGCCGACGATGAACGGCGTCATCAACAACGGTCAGGCGGAGATCTCCGGGTCCTTCACCCGGCAGAGCGCGGCCACCCTGGCCAGCCAGCTGAACTTCGGCGCGCTGCCGATCAGCTTCCAGGTGGAGAGCGAGCAGCAGATCTCGGCGACGCTCGGTTCCGAGCAGCTGCAGAAGGGCCTGCTCGCCGGCCTGATCGGCATGGTGCTGGTCGTCATCTACTCGCTGGTCCAGTACCGGGTGCTCGGCCTGCTGACGGTCGCCTCGCTGGTGCTCGCCGCGATCATCACGTACGCGGTGATCACCCTGCTGTCCTGGACGCAGGGCTACCGCCTGTCGCTCCCCGGTGTCGCCGGTCTGATCGTGGCGATCGGTATCACGGCCGACTCCTTCATCGTCTACTTCGAACGGATCCGCGACGAGCTGCGCGAAGGGCGTGTGCTCGGCGGTGCGGTCGAGCGCGGCTGGGACCGGGCACGGCGCACCATCCTGGCGTCCGACGCGGTCAACTTCCTCGCCGCCGTCGTCCTCTACGTCCTCGCCGTCGGCAGCGTGCGCGGCTTCGCGTTCACGCTGGGACTGACGACGATCATCGACCTCGTCATCGTCTTCACGTTCACGCACCCGATGATGGAGATCATCAGCCGCTGGCCGTTCTTCACCGAGGGCCACCGCTTCTCCGGCCTCGACCCGCGGCGCCTCGGCGTGCCGACCACCCGCTACGTCGGGCGCGGCCGTGTGGTCACCGCTGGCGAGTCGACCGCGACGGCGGCCCCCGAGGCCGCCGACCAGGGGAGCGGTCGCCGCAACCCCGTGCCCGTCGGCTCCGGCGCAGGCACGGGCCCCGTGGCTGCCGCCGGCGGCATGACGATCGCCGAACGGCGGGCCGCCCAGCGACGAGCCCAGGCAGGCAGCCCGCCCACCGACGCCGGCGCCGACGAGACGCCCACCGCCACCGAAGGGGACGAGCACTGATGGCCGTCGGATTCGCCCAGTGGGGCAACGACCTGTACACCGGTCGGCGCTCGTACGACATCGTCGGCCGCCGTCGCGTCTGGTACGTCGTCGCCGCCGTGCTCGTCGTCAGCTCCGTGGTGCTGCTCTTCGCCCCCGGGCTCAACCCGGGCATCGAGTTCCGCGGCGGCTCGGAGTTCGTCGTCTCCGGCATCTCGAACAAGGACCAGCAGCTCGCGGTCACGACCGTGCAGGCCGTCGACACCAAGGAGGTGCCGCGCGTCAGCTCGGTGGGCAGCAGCGCGCTGCGCGTGCAGACCCGGACGCTGAGCAACACCCAGGTGGAGCAGGTCAAGGGCTCGCTGGCTAAGGCCTACGGTGTGCCCGAGACGCAGGTGACCAGCACGTTCATCGGCCCGACGTGGGGCGGTGACGTGTCTCGCAAGGCGGCGACCAGCCTCGTCGTGTTCCTCGTGCTCGTCGCGGCCGTCATGACGCTGTACTTCCGGAACTGGCGGATGGCCGTCTCGGCGCTGGTCGCGCTGTTCCACGACGTCACGCTGACCGCCGGCGTCTACGCGGCCGTCGGCTGGGAGGTCACCCCGGCGACGGTGGTCGGCTTCCTGACCATCCTCGGCTACTCGATCTACGACACCGTCGTGGTCTTCGACAAGGTGCGCGAGAACACGGACGGCGTGCTCGACCAGTCGCGCTACACCTATGCGGAGAAGGCCAACCTCGCGGTCAACCAGACGCTGGTGCGGTCGATCAACACCTCGGTCGTCGCGCTCCTGCCCGTCGCGTCGATCCTGTTCATCGGCGCGTTCGTCCTCGGCGCGGGGACGCTGCGAGACATCGCCCTCGCCCTGTTCGTCGGCATGCTGGTCGGCACGTTCTCGTCCATCTTCCTGGCGACCCCGCTCGAGGTGACGCTCAGGGAGCGGGAGCCCGCGCTGCGTGCGCACCGCGACCGGGTGCTCGCCGCCCGGACCGGATCCGGTTCGCCGGCCGCTGCCGGCGAGGCACCCCTCGTGGGCGCCGCCACGCGCACCGTCGGTCCGCTGCACCCCGGCTCGCACCAGGGCGTCGCGGCCCAGCCGCGCCGCCGGCGCCGGTGAGCGCCGCACCCGCAGCGTCCGGCGTCCCCGACCGTGCGGCGGTCGCGGCACGCGTCTCGGAGCTGATGCGCGAGGTTCCCGACTACCCGGAGCCGGGGATCCTGTTCCGCGACATC from Cellulomonas sp. NTE-D12 encodes:
- the secF gene encoding protein translocase subunit SecF; translation: MAVGFAQWGNDLYTGRRSYDIVGRRRVWYVVAAVLVVSSVVLLFAPGLNPGIEFRGGSEFVVSGISNKDQQLAVTTVQAVDTKEVPRVSSVGSSALRVQTRTLSNTQVEQVKGSLAKAYGVPETQVTSTFIGPTWGGDVSRKAATSLVVFLVLVAAVMTLYFRNWRMAVSALVALFHDVTLTAGVYAAVGWEVTPATVVGFLTILGYSIYDTVVVFDKVRENTDGVLDQSRYTYAEKANLAVNQTLVRSINTSVVALLPVASILFIGAFVLGAGTLRDIALALFVGMLVGTFSSIFLATPLEVTLREREPALRAHRDRVLAARTGSGSPAAAGEAPLVGAATRTVGPLHPGSHQGVAAQPRRRRR
- the secD gene encoding protein translocase subunit SecD, which gives rise to MREKTLAAPTRRQHPVRTLTTLGVLIVVAFAAIVAGTKWSSATFAPKLALDLEGGTQIILTPVAQQAGQVTSTTINQAIDVIRQRVDSSGVAEAQITSQSGNKIVVALPGHPSDETLNLVRTSAQMEFRPVLQVGNPGPSPSATASATPTPGATPSSAATPAATPSATATAGANPAASASASPAASAGATPAPSPSATGPTSPSDVAYYVTPDVQAKFDSLDCTQASNRTGGVNGPADAAFVTCDTAGTAKYILGPVEVKGSHIASASSGLNRLQNGGTGNQWVVELSFDSTGTTQFGNVSSRLYSETAPLNRFGIVLDGLVIEAPTMNGVINNGQAEISGSFTRQSAATLASQLNFGALPISFQVESEQQISATLGSEQLQKGLLAGLIGMVLVVIYSLVQYRVLGLLTVASLVLAAIITYAVITLLSWTQGYRLSLPGVAGLIVAIGITADSFIVYFERIRDELREGRVLGGAVERGWDRARRTILASDAVNFLAAVVLYVLAVGSVRGFAFTLGLTTIIDLVIVFTFTHPMMEIISRWPFFTEGHRFSGLDPRRLGVPTTRYVGRGRVVTAGESTATAAPEAADQGSGRRNPVPVGSGAGTGPVAAAGGMTIAERRAAQRRAQAGSPPTDAGADETPTATEGDEH